In one window of Salvia miltiorrhiza cultivar Shanhuang (shh) unplaced genomic scaffold, IMPLAD_Smil_shh original_scaffold_326, whole genome shotgun sequence DNA:
- the LOC131004135 gene encoding uncharacterized protein LOC131004135, with the protein MSSETDPINQKSLSHPAGSFRWRLRRGRPRLPTVRLGGRKPRGRLLRLCKKAKLKWVKLKYLSMLKKIKKYYQGLVRDMIEGSGSIESFQQRILLETSFAVPVMGLSFNAYPSTNQHW; encoded by the coding sequence ATGTCTTCAGAAACTGATCCCATCAACCAAAAAAGCCTCAGCCACCCCGCCGGCTCCTTCCGGTGGCGGCTCCGCCGCGGGCGGCCGCGGCTCCCCACGGTCCGCCTGGGCGGGAGGAAGCCCCGCGGGCGCCTGTTGAGGCTGTGCAAGAAGGCGAAGCTGAAGTGGGTGAAgctcaagtatttgagcatgctcaaaaaaatcaagaaatacTACCAAGGTTTAGTGAGGGATATGATCGAAGGGAGCGGGTCAATTGAGTCATTTCAGCAGCGCATACTTCTAGAAACTTCCTTCGCCGTTCCGGTCATGGGCCTCTCCTTCAATGCTTACCCCTCCACCAACCAACATTGGTGA